The Cottoperca gobio chromosome 6, fCotGob3.1, whole genome shotgun sequence genome has a segment encoding these proteins:
- the LOC115009755 gene encoding annexin A2-like translates to MAMVSEFLTQLSFNIGANEPTYPTVVPVVDFNPDRDAARIETSIKTKGVDEQTIIEVLTKRTYSQRRDVAFAYEKKAKKDMISALKGALSGSLKTVILGLMNSTAEYDASVIRGSIKGAGTDEETLIEVLCSRSNDELVEIKKVYMELFKKDLEKDVAGDTSGNFAKLLLALVQTKRAAPSSIIDYEKIDDDARALFEAGIKMKGTDVPTWISIMSERSVPHLQKVFQRYKSYSPYDMQESIVKEVKGDLQKSFLVLVKCFENKQLYFANRLNEAMKSKGAKEQMVTRIIVSRCEVDLKKICSEYKTNFGESVQKTILEHTKGDYQKVLLSLCGPEE, encoded by the exons ATGGCTATGGTATCAGAGTTTCTGACGCAGCTGTCTTTCAACATTGGG GCCAATGAACCCACATACCCCACTGTGGTACCTGTAGTGGACTTTAACCCCGACAGAGATGCTGCCAGAATAGAGACTTCTATCAAAACCAAAG GAGTGGATGAACAGACCATCATCGAGGTCCTAACAAAGCGGACCTACTCACAAAGGAGAGACGTCGCGTTTGCGTATGAAAAGAAGGCAAAGAAG GACATGATCTCAGCCCTGAAGGGAGCGCTGTCAGGCTCTCTGAAAACAGTGATCCTTGGACTGATGAATAGCACGGCCGAGTACGACGCCTCAGTGATCAGAGGATCTATCAAG GGCGCCGGAACAGATGAAGAAACGCTGATTGAGGTTTTGTGCTCACGCAGCAACGATGAGCTGGTGGAGATCAAGAAAGTCTACATGGAGT TGTTCAAGAAGGACCTGGAGAAAGACGTGGCAGGTGACACCTCTGGGAACTTTGCTAAGCTGCTCTTGGCTCTGGTGCAG ACCAAGAGAGCGGCTCCATCCTCTATTATAGACTATGAAAAGATTGATGACGATGCCAGA GCCCTCTTTGAGGCTGGGATAAAGATGAAAGGAACTGATGTGCCGACCTGGATCTCCATTATGTCTGAGAGAAGCGTACCCCACCTGCAAAAAG TGTTTCAGAGGTACAAGAGTTACAGCCCCTACGACATGCAGGAGAGCATCGTGAAGGAAGTTAAAGGAGACTTGCAAAAGTCCTTCCTGGTGCTAG ttaagtgctttgaaaacaaacagctgtacTTCGCCAACAGACTCAATGAAGCCATGAAG AGTAAAGGAGCCAAAGAGCAGATGGTGACCAGAATTATTGTGTCACGCTGCGAGGTGGACCTGAAGAAGATCTGTTCTGAATACAAGACCAACTTTGGAGAGTCTGTGCAAAAGACTATTTTG GAACACACCAAGGGAGACTACCAGAAGGTGCTGCTTAGCCTGTGTGGACCAGAGGAGTAA
- the ice2 gene encoding LOW QUALITY PROTEIN: little elongation complex subunit 2 (The sequence of the model RefSeq protein was modified relative to this genomic sequence to represent the inferred CDS: deleted 1 base in 1 codon), with protein MELEWEDPPVHEAPFFTRDLYDKYSLAPNIRELWDFLQSPVENLKQDCGTAKASLPPSTKEAAAFKDNSCISKNGSCWDSCDGDDQCADGAEECKETEKSRIKLKQVQTEAGAVCPEPRLPFPCLSSLSSKDQKTYLGILMSKKAGDPPQKLQAQVNNEVMQFQRYLQDVAKICADDYNFISQGAMQYSEEFFRGCLEHIKTFPELYQIHEMTSLTGGTFNPGLKFTFEKQLLIMGNVDITDHKMVPADAQLASDYQSVSSENPPAKKAKDMHATISSDGNANSLCARYEPHVCLTRDALVRLLDNHGPDFGEQWELPVRIKLNSGEGSSQKKTVYVESPLLKTEVTVKERSQIYHEESLKLSIKKNGSTNVFHLMTQLREDEQQLSTESSQRSAVTCEDNGLDFEVDLTDLETFGETTPIRSPKMPKMKNEQDAGVNVIRRIKASSSEPFTKTKSSSEQLVNTSRSQEEMDTSLANVDDPVTETAQPLVNEAIAPKTEQLRQASAEEYDEDLPFTGDSDEEKLVIDDSVSPAITPPTQRNPKTTPCSADPPITPVSECVGTDSESSSPQKGTKQRRQSKRAKVSGDQLGEILRMQTAMFNCASDAAKCPTISHETNSPARGTGPSVHTHQMSLVKPCVSSYLERNQDQDGESGSAPHESAPVVNAANTEHKKILSQDLQAGAENEQDYTAPEEGNLLYTLYSVQDLLLMVRSSVSLTHTRRVNQNNQNQYVPVHVLPKLEYQWRYGVECLSRSEACQLWTETLLHSSTVSCIAHINAHTSKVALLRKLPDDWKQNISCGFKPSKSLNILHHLLKKLTGLDEGQYLIVHKAGEPFVILLKVANGKVSRGAYNLQQVHSSVPQPPTSGPVPWIPVDPAVVLPFHQKHGRVPCTFPPKPFAKTTKDGSSQSNNHGAGQAKNNLNAGSKTKKNQKKRAARRNKYIKRLLQKSI; from the exons ATGGAGCTGGAATG GGAGGACCCTCCGGTCCACGAGGCTCCTTTCTTTACCAGAGATCTATATGACAAATATTCACTTGCACCTAATATCAGAGAACTATGGGATTTTCTCCAAAG TCCTGTAGAGAACTTAAAACAGGACTGTGGGACTGCAAAagcttccctccctccttccacaAAAGAAGCTGCAGCGTTTAAAGACAATAGTTGCATCAGCAAGAATGGGTCCTGTTGGGACAGCTGTGATGGTGATGATCAGTGTGCAGACGGTGCAGAAGAATGTAAGGAAACTGAAAAATCAAGAATAAAGCTCAAGCAGGTTCAGACTGAGGCGGGTGCTGTTTGCCCTGAACCCAGGCTGCCATTCCCCTGTCTGTCCAGCCTTTCCAGCAAAGACCAGAAAACGTATCTTGGCATTTTGATGAGTAAGAAAGCAGGAGATCCTCCACAG AAGTTGCAGGCACAAGTAAACAATGAAGTGATGCAGTTCCAGAGGTACCTGCAAGACGTGGCCAAAATATGTGCTGATGACTACAACTTCATATCACAGGGAGCTATGCAATATTCAGAG GAGTTCTTCAGGGGGTGTTTGGAGCACATTAAGACGTTTCCTGAGCTCTACCAAATCCATGAGATGACTAGTTTGACAGGGGGAACATTCAACCCAGGGCTGAAGTTTACCTTTGAGAAACAGCTGCTGATCATG GGCAATGTGGATATTACAGACCACAAGATGGTGCCTGCTGATGCACAGCTTGCATCGGATTATCAGAGTGTTTCATCAGAGAATCCTCCAGCTAAAAAAGCCAAGGACATGCACGCT ACAATCAGCAGTGACGGTAATGCCAACAGCCTGTGTGCTCGTTATGAGCCTCACGTGTGTCTGACTCGAGATGCCCTCGTGAGGCTGCTAGACAACCATGGCCCTGACTTTGGAGAGCAATGGGAATTGCCTGTTAGGATCAAGTTAAACTCAGGAGAAG GCAGCAGTCAGAAGAAGACTGTGTATGTAGAATCACCCCTTCTGAAGACTGAAGTGACAGTGAAAGAGAGGAGTCAGATCTACCATGAGGAGAGTTTGAAGCTTTCCATCAAGAAGAATGGAAGTACAAATGTGTTCCATTTAATGACGCAGCTTCGGGAGGATGAGCAGCAACTCTCAACG GAGAGCTCACAAAGGAGCGCGGTGACTTGTGAGGACAATGGTCTTGACTTTGAGGTGGACCTCACTGACTTGGAGACATTTGGAGAGACGACACCCATTAGAAGCCCCAAGATGCCGAAGATGAAGAATGAACAGGATGCAGGTGTTAATGTCATTAGAAGAATAAAAGCTTCAAGTTCCGAGcctttcactaagactaaaaGTTCCAGTGAGCAACTTGTAAACACTAGCCGTTCACAAGAGGAGATGGACACCTCGTTGGCTAATGTGGATGATCCCGTAACAGAGACGGCTCAGCCGCTTGTGAATGAGGCCATTGCACCAAAAACTGAACAATTAAGACAAGCGTCAGCTGAGGAATATGACGAAGATCTACCTTTTACAGGAGACTCTGATGAGGAGAAGCTGGTCATTGATGACTCTGTTTCTCCAGCTATAACACCTCCAACACAACGTAATCCTAAAACCACACCATGCTCTGCAGACCCCCCGATTACC CCGGTCTCTGAATGTGTAGGTACAGACTCAGAGTCTTCTTCCCCTCAAAAAGGTACAAAGCAGAGGCGACAATCCAAAAGAGCAAAGGTCTCTGGCGACCAGCTGGGTGAGATCCTTCGCATGCAGACAGCCATGTTCAACTGTGCCAGTGACGCCGCCAAATGCCCCACCATATCCCACGAGACCAACTCACCCGCCCGAGGTACGGGACCCTCAGTTCACACCCATCAAATGTCTCTGGTTAAGCCCTGTGTGTCCTCATATCTGGAGAGAAACCAGGACCAGGATGGAGAGAGCGGCTCTGCTCCTCACGAATCTGCACCAGTGGTCAACGCTGCTAATACAGAGCACAAAA aaatactGTCTCAAGACCTGCAGGCTGGTGCGGAAAATGAACAAGATTACACAGCTCCAGAGGAAGGCAATCTGCTCTACACGCTCTACAGTGTGCAGGATTTGCTGCTCATGGTGCGCAGCTCTGTCTCACTGACCCATACCAGAAGAGTAAACCAAAACAACCAAAACCAG TACGTGCCAGTGCATGTCTTGCCCAAGCTGGAGTACCAATGGAGATATGGTGTCGAGTGTCTAAGCAGAAGTGAGGCTTGCCAGCTGTGGACTGAGACGTTGCTCCACTCCAGCACTGTATCCTGCATAG CTCACATCAATGCGCACACATCAAAAGTAGCTCTGCTGAGAAAGCTGCCTGATGACTGGAAACAGAACATCTCCTGTGGGTTTAA GCCGTCCAAGTCACTGAACATACTGCACCACCTACTGAAGAAGCTTACTGG GTTGGATGAAGGACAGTACCTGATTGTGCACAAGGCAGGGGAACCATTTGTGATCCTTTTAAAAGTGGCTAATGGGAAAGTGAGTCGGGGGGCATACAACCTGCAGCAGGTCCACAGCTCAGTCCCACAGCCCCCGACCTCCGGCCCCGTGCCCTGGATACCCGTTGATCCAGCTGTGGTCCTGCCCTTCCACCAGAAACACGGCCGTGTCCCCTGCACCTTCCCTCCAAAACCCTTTGCAAAG ACAACGAAAGACGGGTCATCGCAGTCCAACAACCATGGAGCGGGGCAGGCGAAGAACAACTTAAATGCAGGAAGCAAAACGAAGAAAAACCAAAAGAAACGTGCGGCCAGGCGTAACAAGTATATTAAAAGGCTTCTTCAGAAgtccatttaa